Proteins from one Bradyrhizobium sp. CB82 genomic window:
- a CDS encoding SDR family NAD(P)-dependent oxidoreductase → MSDPAQIDAVASAVERDLGNPGVVTHNGVGGAFGTFREIDPDILNRNFQVNTMGLLYLARRFAPAMVNAGKGAIVATGNTSALRGKAGFAGFAPTKAAQRILAEAMARDLGPQGVHVAYVVVDALIDLEWTRKRWPERPDDFFIKPRPIADEIWHVVRQDRSAWSFNVELRPFGENW, encoded by the coding sequence GTGTCCGATCCTGCGCAGATCGACGCGGTGGCATCCGCCGTCGAGCGCGACCTCGGCAATCCCGGCGTTGTCACCCACAACGGCGTTGGTGGAGCATTCGGCACATTCCGCGAGATCGATCCGGACATTCTCAACCGCAACTTCCAGGTCAACACGATGGGGCTCCTGTACCTCGCGCGGCGCTTTGCCCCGGCGATGGTCAATGCCGGCAAGGGCGCCATCGTCGCCACCGGCAATACGTCGGCGTTGCGGGGCAAGGCTGGCTTCGCGGGCTTCGCGCCAACCAAGGCCGCGCAACGGATCCTGGCTGAAGCGATGGCCCGCGACCTGGGGCCGCAAGGCGTGCACGTCGCCTATGTCGTGGTCGACGCCTTGATCGACCTGGAGTGGACGAGGAAGCGCTGGCCAGAGCGGCCAGACGACTTCTTCATCAAGCCGCGCCCGATCGCGGACGAGATCTGGCACGTCGTTCGCCAGGATCGCAGCGCGTGGTCATTCAACGTCGAGTTGCGGCCATTTGGAGAAAACTGGTAG
- a CDS encoding alpha/beta hydrolase, whose amino-acid sequence MTNRVRTIFAALLAIAALSGTAGAQTPSAPAGPIPSAALTPLGIGLEGINYPYPVQYLDLTLEGQSVRMAYMDVPPAAAANGKTVVLLHGKSFSGDYWAHTIATLTGQGYRAIAPDQIGFGKSSKPDIRYHFDILARNTKALLDGLGITRAAIVGHSFGGMLAVYFARNYPETTQVLALENPIGLEDYRSAIPPQQIETLIKTEMSQTPESFRAFMAAFFVGWPPVAQHYTEIFSRVLQSPEYPRWARASALTYDMIYNEPIRHEYRLLKMPVLLVIGQNDRSVFFRRYAAPEAIKPLGNWPALGRDALKDLPDGKLVEINDAGHVPHAEKPDEFDAALLAFLKANLP is encoded by the coding sequence ATGACCAATCGTGTTCGGACAATCTTCGCTGCCTTGCTTGCGATCGCCGCGTTGAGCGGCACCGCTGGAGCCCAGACGCCGTCGGCGCCCGCTGGCCCGATCCCGTCGGCCGCCCTAACGCCGCTCGGCATCGGTCTTGAGGGCATCAACTATCCCTATCCGGTGCAATATCTTGATCTCACACTCGAGGGCCAGTCGGTGCGGATGGCCTATATGGACGTGCCGCCGGCCGCGGCAGCGAACGGCAAGACCGTCGTGCTGCTGCACGGCAAGAGCTTTTCCGGCGACTATTGGGCACATACGATCGCGACACTGACCGGCCAGGGCTACCGGGCCATCGCGCCGGACCAGATCGGTTTCGGCAAATCGTCGAAGCCCGACATCCGCTATCACTTCGATATTCTGGCGCGCAACACCAAGGCGCTGCTCGACGGCCTCGGGATCACCAGGGCAGCGATCGTTGGCCATTCCTTCGGCGGCATGCTCGCCGTCTATTTCGCCCGCAACTATCCGGAGACCACGCAGGTGCTGGCGCTGGAGAACCCGATCGGCCTCGAAGATTATCGCAGCGCCATCCCGCCGCAGCAGATCGAGACACTGATCAAGACCGAGATGTCGCAGACGCCCGAGAGCTTCCGCGCCTTCATGGCAGCGTTCTTCGTCGGCTGGCCGCCGGTCGCACAGCACTACACCGAGATCTTCTCGCGGGTGCTGCAAAGTCCTGAATACCCGCGTTGGGCGCGCGCGTCGGCGCTGACCTACGACATGATCTACAACGAGCCGATCCGCCACGAATACCGGCTGTTGAAGATGCCGGTGCTGCTCGTGATCGGCCAAAACGATCGCAGCGTGTTCTTCCGCCGCTATGCCGCGCCCGAGGCGATCAAGCCCCTCGGCAACTGGCCGGCGCTTGGCCGCGACGCCCTGAAGGATCTTCCCGACGGCAAGCTGGTCGAAATCAATGACGCCGGCCACGTCCCGCATGCCGAGAAGCCGGACGAATTTGATGCGGCTCTCTTAGCGTTTCTGAAGGCCAACCTACCTTAG
- a CDS encoding SAM-dependent chlorinase/fluorinase — translation MKAVLDQMVPGISIIDLFADAPVGNPKASAYLLAAYAAWFPAGTVFLGVVDPGVGGARPPVIVEADGRWYVGPGNGLFELVQRRAGQTRSWHIDWKPERLSASFHGRDLFAPVAAMLTRGEPPPGQPCQDDANRHLDWPDDLSEIVYVDHFGNAMTGVRAVMLPTDARLCGRRSSVGARKDV, via the coding sequence ATGAAGGCGGTGCTGGACCAGATGGTGCCGGGCATATCCATTATTGACCTGTTTGCTGATGCGCCGGTTGGAAATCCCAAGGCATCGGCCTACCTGCTGGCGGCCTATGCCGCATGGTTTCCGGCGGGTACCGTTTTTCTTGGCGTCGTCGATCCCGGCGTCGGCGGTGCACGCCCGCCTGTCATCGTCGAGGCCGACGGCCGCTGGTATGTCGGCCCGGGCAACGGATTGTTCGAACTGGTCCAGCGCCGCGCCGGACAGACGCGGAGCTGGCACATCGACTGGAAGCCGGAGCGCCTCTCGGCCAGTTTTCACGGTCGCGATCTCTTCGCACCGGTTGCCGCCATGCTGACGCGCGGGGAGCCGCCTCCAGGCCAGCCATGCCAGGATGACGCGAATCGCCACCTGGATTGGCCGGACGACCTCAGCGAGATCGTGTACGTCGATCATTTCGGCAACGCCATGACCGGCGTGAGGGCGGTCATGTTGCCAACCGACGCAAGGCTTTGCGGTCGCCGATCGAGTGTTGGAGCGCGCAAGGACGTTTAG
- a CDS encoding (2Fe-2S)-binding protein translates to MAFQLTINGDRHSVDVDGDTPLLWVLRDVLGMTGTKFGCGMALCGACTVHINGEAVRSCITSIDSIGDSKVTTIEAVGKTPAGEKIQAAWLDREVPQCGYCQSGQIMSASALIASNPHPTDSDIDDAMSGNICRCGTYVRIREAIKQAAQSGG, encoded by the coding sequence ATGGCTTTCCAGCTTACGATCAACGGAGATCGTCATTCCGTCGACGTTGACGGAGATACACCGCTTCTCTGGGTGCTGCGCGACGTGCTCGGCATGACCGGTACGAAATTCGGCTGTGGCATGGCGCTATGCGGCGCCTGCACAGTGCATATCAACGGCGAGGCCGTCCGTTCGTGTATCACCTCGATCGATAGCATCGGCGATTCGAAGGTCACCACCATTGAGGCGGTCGGCAAGACGCCGGCGGGTGAGAAAATTCAGGCTGCCTGGCTCGATCGAGAAGTGCCGCAATGCGGCTATTGCCAATCCGGCCAGATCATGTCGGCGTCTGCATTGATTGCGAGCAATCCACACCCGACGGATTCGGACATCGATGATGCGATGTCGGGCAATATTTGCCGCTGCGGTACGTATGTACGTATTCGTGAAGCGATCAAGCAAGCCGCACAATCGGGAGGCTGA
- a CDS encoding LysR family transcriptional regulator, whose protein sequence is MDRLRAFEVFVAVVGQGSFSRAADKLDTSPANVTRYVNELEEMLGARLLHRTSRRLSLTETGKMLHDRALAILEDVAEAESIASTATMQPRGRLRVNAPLSFGIRHLAPLWPRFCARYPDIELDVSLVDRVVDLVEEGYDLAVRISRGGSPALVGRKLATTRHLICASPDYVARHGVPQSPEDLNEHACIAYVYSDSVDEWRLLDSAGKEHSVAVRHIMCTNNGDTARAAALAGLGIVRQPTFLIGEDLRRKRLVPLLTGYRMPETDVLAVYPSRRHLSAKVRVMVDFLAEAFRGTPPWD, encoded by the coding sequence ATGGACCGGTTGCGAGCTTTCGAGGTTTTCGTCGCTGTCGTGGGCCAAGGCAGCTTCAGCCGCGCCGCGGACAAGCTCGACACCTCGCCGGCGAATGTCACCCGGTACGTCAACGAACTGGAGGAGATGCTCGGCGCCCGCCTGCTCCACCGCACGTCGCGGCGGCTGTCGCTGACCGAGACCGGAAAGATGTTGCACGACCGGGCACTCGCCATCCTCGAGGACGTGGCCGAAGCCGAGTCAATCGCGTCCACCGCCACGATGCAGCCGCGCGGACGGCTACGGGTCAACGCGCCGTTGAGTTTCGGCATTCGCCATCTGGCGCCGCTCTGGCCGCGCTTTTGCGCGCGCTATCCGGATATCGAGCTGGATGTCAGCCTGGTCGACCGGGTCGTCGATCTCGTCGAGGAGGGCTATGATCTGGCCGTCCGCATCTCGCGCGGCGGATCGCCGGCCCTTGTCGGTCGCAAGCTCGCGACCACGCGCCACCTGATCTGCGCGTCTCCCGACTACGTCGCGCGCCACGGCGTGCCGCAGAGCCCTGAAGACCTCAACGAACATGCCTGCATTGCCTATGTCTATTCGGACTCCGTTGACGAGTGGCGGTTGCTGGACAGTGCAGGCAAGGAGCATTCCGTCGCGGTGCGCCACATCATGTGCACCAACAATGGTGATACTGCCCGCGCAGCGGCGCTGGCCGGACTTGGCATTGTGCGGCAGCCGACCTTCCTGATCGGCGAGGATTTGCGGCGGAAACGGCTGGTGCCCCTGTTGACCGGCTACCGCATGCCTGAAACCGACGTGCTGGCGGTCTATCCCAGCCGCCGCCACCTCAGCGCCAAGGTGCGCGTGATGGTGGATTTTCTGGCCGAGGCGTTTCGCGGCACGCCGCCCTGGGACTAG
- a CDS encoding SAM hydroxide adenosyltransferase produces the protein MLERARTFSDLPTGAAFWYENSNGLAEIGVNQGRADRELGLSIGISLEIVS, from the coding sequence GTGTTGGAGCGCGCAAGGACGTTTAGTGATCTGCCGACGGGTGCTGCCTTCTGGTACGAGAATTCGAACGGGCTTGCCGAAATCGGCGTTAATCAGGGGCGCGCGGACCGCGAGCTCGGTCTTTCGATCGGCATTTCGCTCGAGATCGTCTCTTGA
- a CDS encoding SDR family oxidoreductase, with amino-acid sequence MTQQQTGRLQNKVAIVTGASSGIGRATAKLFAAEGAKVVVGARRESELASLVDEIKASGGAAVALAGDVRSEAYARALVALAVKTFGRLDIAFNNAGTLGEGGPSTGVSEAGWNDAIAINLTGSFLGAKHQIAEMVKHGGGSVIFTSTFVGHTSSFPGVAAYAASKSGLIGLTQTLAAEFGPQNVRVNAILPGAVDTDMYREMNDTPDKTAFITNLHALKRVGRPEEVARSVLYLASDDSAFVTGTASLIDGGLSITRT; translated from the coding sequence ATGACACAGCAGCAAACAGGGCGCCTTCAGAACAAGGTCGCCATCGTCACCGGCGCCAGCTCCGGCATTGGCCGCGCGACCGCCAAGCTCTTCGCCGCCGAAGGTGCCAAGGTCGTCGTCGGCGCACGGCGTGAATCCGAACTTGCGAGCCTCGTGGACGAAATCAAGGCGAGCGGCGGTGCGGCCGTGGCGCTCGCCGGGGACGTGCGCTCCGAAGCCTATGCCCGGGCCCTCGTCGCGCTGGCCGTCAAGACCTTCGGCAGGCTCGACATCGCGTTCAACAATGCCGGCACGCTCGGCGAAGGTGGGCCCTCGACCGGCGTTTCCGAGGCGGGCTGGAACGATGCCATCGCCATCAACCTGACCGGCTCGTTCCTCGGTGCCAAGCACCAGATCGCCGAGATGGTCAAGCATGGCGGCGGATCGGTGATCTTCACCTCTACCTTTGTCGGCCACACGTCCTCATTTCCCGGCGTCGCCGCCTATGCCGCAAGCAAGTCGGGCCTGATCGGACTGACGCAGACGCTGGCCGCCGAGTTCGGCCCGCAGAATGTCAGGGTCAACGCGATCTTGCCGGGCGCGGTGGATACCGACATGTATCGCGAGATGAACGACACCCCGGACAAGACGGCCTTTATCACCAATCTTCACGCCCTCAAGCGCGTGGGACGGCCGGAGGAAGTCGCGCGTTCGGTCCTGTACCTGGCATCCGACGATTCCGCTTTCGTCACGGGTACCGCGTCGCTGATCGATGGCGGCCTTTCCATCACCCGTACCTGA
- a CDS encoding flavin reductase family protein: MRFDFETMLASERYGLLLATVLPRPIAWVTTCDRDGLVNAAPFSFFNVFGSDPATVGVGIGSKGPAEPKDTRANIRETEQFVVNLVPFSLAQEMRVTSIAFPRGVEEPAEAGLSLAASERVAVPRIAQAPVSMECSFMQEIALGSFGLVLGKIVMVHVSDEAVIDAGRQHVDASKLDLIGRMEGAWYTKTRDRFEMPPIALNDWNDARSARHIAAEST, from the coding sequence GTGCGGTTCGATTTCGAGACGATGCTCGCGTCCGAGCGCTACGGGCTGCTGCTCGCCACCGTGCTGCCGCGGCCGATCGCCTGGGTAACGACCTGCGATCGAGACGGCCTGGTGAACGCCGCCCCGTTCTCCTTCTTCAACGTCTTCGGCAGCGACCCCGCGACCGTCGGGGTTGGCATCGGCAGCAAGGGACCGGCCGAGCCCAAGGACACCCGCGCTAACATTCGCGAGACCGAACAATTTGTCGTCAATTTGGTACCGTTCTCGCTCGCACAGGAGATGCGCGTCACCTCGATCGCCTTCCCAAGAGGCGTCGAGGAGCCCGCCGAGGCGGGCCTGTCACTTGCTGCATCCGAGCGCGTCGCCGTTCCGCGCATTGCGCAAGCTCCGGTTTCAATGGAATGTTCGTTCATGCAAGAGATCGCCCTCGGCAGCTTCGGGCTGGTGCTCGGCAAGATCGTGATGGTTCACGTCAGCGACGAGGCGGTGATTGACGCCGGCCGCCAACATGTCGATGCGAGCAAGCTGGACCTGATCGGCCGCATGGAAGGTGCCTGGTACACCAAGACGCGCGACCGCTTTGAAATGCCGCCGATCGCGCTCAACGATTGGAACGATGCGCGGTCCGCGCGGCACATCGCAGCTGAATCAACATAG
- a CDS encoding xanthine dehydrogenase family protein molybdopterin-binding subunit produces the protein MTLAHTNSDLAQAGLSRRGFLRAGAGVSGGLLLSLNLPFASRESDAASADTFEPNAFIRIGGDGQIVLTMPYVEMGQGTYTSIPMLIAEELEVGLNQVRLEHAPPNEELYVNPLLGVQATGNSNAMRGAWQPLRKAGATARTMLIAAAAKRWNVDPASCRAENGEVHHQASGRSLGYGALAADAARMPVPESVTLKKPADFKLIGTPAKRLDTPAKVNGTALYGIDARPPGVKIATLAQSPVFGGRVKRVDDAAAKAVKGVRQIVRLDDAVAVVADHMGAAKKGLAALTIEWDEGPHAKLATAAVARELESATTKPGAVAQNVGDVGKAMAGASTKVEGTYQLPFLAHATMEPMNCTVHVRQGGCEIWVGSQALGRAQAAAAKVLGVPPEKVVVHNQLLGGGFGRRLDVDGVIRAVEIAKQVDGPVKIVWTREEDIQHDMYRPYWFDRISVGLDQTGKPVAWNNRFAGSSVIARWLPPAFKNGLDPDTTEGAIDLVYDIPNFHVEYVRVEPPGIPTAFWRSVGPSHNVFVTESVIDELAAAAKQDPVEYRRSLLAKSPRAKAVLDLAAAKSGWGQPLPKGSGRGVSLQLVFGSYLAQVAEVEVAKDGAVRVSHVVCAMDCGAIVNPDTVRAQIQSGTMFGATAALYGEITLKDGRVEQTNFDTYQMLRINEAPAIEVHIVQSSEPPGGMGETGTSGIVPAISNAIFAATGKRLRKMPVDAALLKQT, from the coding sequence ATGACGCTCGCCCACACTAATTCCGACTTAGCCCAGGCTGGTCTGTCGCGGCGGGGCTTTCTCCGCGCGGGCGCCGGAGTGAGCGGCGGCTTGCTGCTCAGCCTGAACTTGCCGTTCGCGAGCCGCGAGAGCGATGCGGCGAGCGCCGATACCTTCGAGCCGAATGCCTTTATCCGGATCGGAGGCGACGGCCAGATCGTCTTGACCATGCCCTATGTCGAGATGGGGCAGGGCACCTACACCTCAATCCCGATGCTGATTGCCGAGGAGCTCGAGGTCGGCCTGAACCAGGTGCGCCTGGAGCATGCCCCGCCGAACGAAGAGCTTTACGTGAACCCGCTGCTCGGCGTGCAGGCGACCGGCAACTCGAATGCGATGCGAGGCGCCTGGCAGCCCCTGCGCAAGGCCGGTGCGACCGCGAGAACAATGCTCATCGCGGCGGCGGCCAAGCGTTGGAATGTCGATCCCGCCTCCTGCCGGGCCGAAAACGGCGAGGTGCATCATCAGGCGTCGGGACGCAGCCTCGGTTACGGCGCGCTTGCCGCCGATGCGGCGCGGATGCCGGTGCCTGAGAGCGTGACGCTGAAGAAGCCGGCGGACTTCAAGCTGATCGGCACGCCGGCGAAGCGGCTCGACACGCCCGCCAAGGTCAACGGCACGGCGCTCTACGGCATCGACGCCCGGCCGCCCGGCGTGAAGATCGCGACGCTCGCGCAGTCGCCGGTGTTCGGTGGGCGGGTGAAGCGTGTGGACGATGCGGCGGCGAAGGCCGTCAAGGGCGTTCGCCAGATCGTCCGGCTCGATGACGCGGTCGCTGTCGTGGCGGACCATATGGGGGCCGCCAAGAAAGGCCTCGCCGCGCTCACGATCGAATGGGACGAGGGGCCGCATGCGAAGCTTGCGACCGCCGCCGTCGCTCGCGAGCTCGAAAGTGCCACGACGAAGCCCGGCGCGGTGGCGCAGAATGTCGGCGATGTCGGCAAGGCGATGGCAGGCGCGTCCACCAAGGTCGAGGGGACCTATCAGCTGCCGTTCCTCGCGCACGCAACCATGGAGCCGATGAACTGCACAGTCCATGTCCGGCAGGGCGGCTGCGAGATCTGGGTCGGCAGCCAGGCGCTTGGGCGCGCGCAAGCCGCGGCGGCAAAAGTCCTGGGTGTACCGCCTGAGAAGGTGGTGGTGCACAATCAGCTGCTCGGGGGCGGATTTGGCCGCAGGTTGGATGTCGATGGTGTCATCCGCGCGGTCGAGATCGCCAAGCAGGTCGATGGCCCGGTGAAGATCGTCTGGACCCGCGAGGAAGACATCCAGCACGACATGTATCGTCCCTATTGGTTCGACAGGATTTCGGTCGGTCTCGACCAGACCGGCAAGCCGGTTGCCTGGAACAACCGCTTTGCCGGCTCTTCGGTGATCGCGCGGTGGCTGCCTCCGGCGTTCAAGAACGGCCTCGATCCCGACACGACCGAAGGCGCCATCGACCTTGTCTACGACATCCCCAACTTCCACGTCGAATATGTGCGGGTCGAACCGCCGGGCATTCCGACCGCGTTCTGGCGCAGCGTCGGGCCCTCGCACAACGTCTTCGTCACCGAAAGCGTGATCGACGAACTGGCCGCAGCCGCGAAGCAGGACCCGGTCGAATATCGGCGGTCGCTGCTCGCCAAGTCGCCTCGCGCCAAGGCTGTGCTGGACCTTGCGGCGGCAAAGTCCGGCTGGGGACAGCCCTTGCCCAAGGGAAGCGGTCGCGGCGTGTCTTTGCAACTCGTGTTCGGCAGCTACCTGGCGCAGGTCGCCGAGGTCGAGGTCGCGAAGGACGGTGCGGTCCGCGTCAGCCACGTCGTTTGCGCAATGGATTGCGGCGCAATCGTCAATCCCGACACGGTGCGGGCGCAGATCCAGAGCGGGACGATGTTCGGCGCCACCGCGGCGCTCTACGGCGAGATCACGCTTAAGGACGGACGTGTCGAGCAGACCAACTTCGATACGTATCAGATGCTGCGCATCAACGAGGCGCCGGCCATCGAGGTCCATATCGTGCAAAGCTCCGAGCCGCCCGGCGGAATGGGCGAAACCGGCACATCGGGGATCGTGCCTGCGATCAGCAATGCGATCTTTGCGGCGACGGGCAAGCGGCTGCGCAAGATGCCGGTCGATGCCGCGCTGTTGAAACAAACGTAA
- a CDS encoding glutathione S-transferase family protein, with product MGLLVDGQWRDAWYDTASTRGRFVRKDAAFRNWITADGSAGPSGVGGFKAQAGRYHLYVSLACPWAHRTLIMRALKGLETMVSVSVVHWLMLENGWTFADGPGVVPDTVYRARFLHQIYSAADPHYSGRVTVPVLWDKHARAIVNNESSEIIRMLNVAFNAIGAKPDDYYSQALRADIDAVNARIYDTLNNGVYKAGFATTQEAYEEAVVPLFDTLDWLEQRLADRRFLFGDSLTEADIRLFTTLIRFDAVYVGHFKCNIRRIADYPNLSAYTRDIYQWPGIAATVNFEHIRRHYYESHRSINPTGVVPVGPLLDFTAPHGRGHLAAAMTLPSQHRQSSRTAV from the coding sequence ATGGGACTGCTGGTCGACGGCCAATGGCGCGATGCCTGGTACGATACCGCCTCGACGCGTGGCCGCTTTGTGCGCAAGGATGCGGCCTTCCGCAACTGGATCACGGCCGACGGCAGCGCCGGCCCGAGCGGGGTGGGCGGCTTCAAGGCGCAAGCCGGCCGCTACCATCTCTACGTCAGCCTCGCCTGTCCCTGGGCACACCGCACGCTGATCATGCGCGCGCTGAAAGGCCTCGAGACCATGGTCTCGGTCTCCGTGGTGCACTGGTTGATGCTCGAGAACGGCTGGACCTTCGCGGACGGCCCCGGCGTCGTCCCGGATACCGTCTACCGCGCGCGGTTCCTGCATCAGATCTACAGTGCGGCCGATCCGCATTACAGCGGCCGCGTGACCGTTCCCGTCCTTTGGGACAAGCACGCGCGCGCGATCGTCAACAACGAATCGTCCGAGATCATCCGCATGTTGAACGTGGCCTTCAACGCGATCGGCGCGAAGCCCGACGACTATTACTCGCAAGCGCTGCGCGCCGATATCGACGCGGTCAACGCCCGCATCTATGACACGCTGAACAACGGCGTCTACAAGGCCGGCTTCGCGACGACCCAGGAAGCGTATGAGGAAGCCGTCGTCCCGCTGTTCGATACGCTCGACTGGCTCGAGCAACGGCTTGCCGACCGCAGGTTTCTGTTCGGCGACAGCCTGACCGAAGCCGACATCCGCCTGTTCACGACGCTGATCCGCTTCGACGCGGTCTATGTCGGGCATTTCAAGTGCAACATCCGCCGCATTGCCGATTATCCCAACCTGTCGGCCTATACGCGCGACATCTACCAATGGCCCGGCATCGCCGCGACCGTGAATTTCGAGCATATCCGGCGGCACTATTACGAGAGTCACCGCTCGATCAATCCGACGGGAGTCGTACCCGTCGGGCCTCTGCTTGACTTCACCGCGCCGCACGGGCGCGGGCACCTGGCTGCCGCTATGACACTGCCATCGCAGCACCGGCAGTCATCCCGGACCGCGGTTTGA
- a CDS encoding LysR substrate-binding domain-containing protein, producing the protein MDRLTSMSIFVKVADLGSFAAVAKELRQSPTMIGKHIRFLEERLGSQLINRSTRRQSLTELGRNYLDHCRHLLEEAEAGDALVEEAMSAPRGKLRVATSVAFGSYSLTPAVVRFMRKYPDVSVELVLSDRMVDLLEEGLDAAIRVGTLADSTMMSRTLSPYTGVVCAAPSYLAERGTPTHPKDLVDHECLRYPGWADGQRWTFFGPDGEVQVDVKSRLAINSAFGIRYAALAGAGIVLMRDELLAEDIAAGRLRLLLSNYKTQSRARQILWPKNRKMTPKLRAFIDFIAETYG; encoded by the coding sequence ATGGACCGACTGACCAGCATGTCCATCTTCGTCAAGGTTGCTGATCTGGGCTCATTCGCCGCAGTGGCGAAGGAGCTACGGCAGTCACCGACCATGATTGGCAAGCACATCCGCTTTCTCGAAGAGCGGCTGGGGTCGCAATTGATCAACCGGTCAACCCGTCGACAGAGCCTCACCGAACTTGGCCGCAATTACCTCGACCATTGCCGGCATTTGCTGGAAGAGGCCGAAGCGGGAGATGCGCTGGTCGAAGAAGCTATGAGCGCGCCGCGCGGCAAGCTCCGTGTGGCGACTTCGGTGGCCTTCGGATCGTACAGCCTGACACCTGCAGTCGTCCGCTTCATGAGGAAGTATCCCGACGTTTCGGTTGAGCTCGTTCTGAGCGACAGGATGGTTGACCTGCTCGAGGAAGGTCTCGATGCCGCCATCCGGGTCGGCACCCTCGCCGATTCGACCATGATGTCGCGCACGCTCTCGCCTTACACAGGCGTGGTTTGCGCGGCGCCGAGCTACCTCGCCGAACGCGGCACGCCGACGCACCCAAAGGATCTCGTTGATCACGAATGCCTGCGTTATCCGGGCTGGGCTGATGGTCAAAGGTGGACGTTCTTCGGGCCGGATGGCGAAGTCCAGGTCGACGTCAAGAGCCGACTGGCCATCAACAGCGCGTTCGGCATTCGCTATGCCGCACTCGCCGGCGCAGGCATCGTGCTGATGCGCGACGAGCTTCTTGCTGAGGATATCGCCGCGGGACGGCTGCGACTCCTGCTGTCGAACTACAAGACGCAGTCCCGCGCGCGACAAATTCTATGGCCAAAGAACCGCAAGATGACGCCAAAGCTTCGCGCCTTCATCGATTTCATCGCGGAGACCTACGGCTGA
- a CDS encoding MFS transporter: MAFIDGSVNIALPAIQQALRADGVMTQWIVNAYLLLLGALVLVGGAAADLYGHRRIFLIGVALFTISSIGCGLAPNITLLIVCRAVQGIGAAVLTPASLAMLGATFDEQERSKAIGLWVGFGALTSAAGPVLGGWLVDHVSWRVIFLLNVPLAVVAAGLPTAFACESRDPQARALDLRGATAIAVSLASITWGFGAIPKFGFRDVYVLWALGGGTALFFVFVAIEARARAGAMMPLSLYMSREFSGTNALTLLLYFALSGALYFLPFGLIRLGGYSATQAGAALLPFALIMGSSASLAGGLADRFSPRLSLTMGRSSPPVGLRCSVWSISRDLIGPVRFRRFASLPSA, from the coding sequence ATGGCGTTCATCGACGGCTCCGTGAACATCGCGCTGCCCGCAATCCAGCAGGCGCTGCGTGCCGATGGGGTGATGACCCAATGGATCGTCAACGCTTATCTGTTGCTGCTGGGCGCCCTGGTGCTGGTGGGGGGTGCTGCTGCCGATCTATATGGACACCGACGGATTTTCCTTATCGGCGTCGCACTGTTCACTATCTCCTCGATCGGATGCGGACTGGCACCAAACATCACCTTGCTGATTGTCTGCCGAGCGGTGCAGGGCATCGGAGCCGCGGTCCTTACACCAGCGAGCCTTGCGATGTTGGGAGCGACCTTCGACGAGCAAGAGCGCAGCAAGGCGATTGGCCTGTGGGTGGGCTTTGGCGCGCTGACATCCGCGGCTGGCCCGGTTCTCGGCGGCTGGCTGGTCGACCATGTGTCATGGCGCGTGATCTTTTTGCTGAACGTCCCGCTGGCCGTCGTGGCAGCCGGTCTTCCGACCGCCTTTGCCTGCGAGAGCCGTGACCCGCAAGCCAGAGCACTCGACTTGAGGGGCGCCACTGCGATCGCCGTCAGCCTTGCTTCGATTACTTGGGGGTTCGGCGCGATTCCTAAGTTTGGATTTCGCGACGTTTATGTGTTGTGGGCGCTGGGCGGCGGAACCGCGCTCTTTTTCGTTTTCGTCGCGATCGAAGCGCGCGCCAGAGCCGGCGCGATGATGCCCCTGTCATTGTACATGTCGCGGGAGTTCAGCGGAACGAACGCACTGACGCTGCTGCTCTACTTTGCGCTGAGCGGCGCTCTGTACTTTCTTCCATTCGGTCTGATCCGGCTGGGCGGTTATTCCGCAACGCAAGCGGGCGCCGCGCTGCTGCCGTTCGCGTTGATCATGGGTTCAAGCGCCTCGCTCGCGGGGGGCCTCGCCGATCGCTTCAGCCCAAGGCTCTCCCTGACGATGGGCCGATCATCGCCGCCCGTGGGCTTGCGCTGCTCGGTTTGGTCGATCTCGCGCGATCTTATTGGGCCGGTGCGTTTCCGGCGATTTGCATCCTTGCCCTCGGCATGA